The genomic segment CAGCTTTATAAAACCCAAGATAGCTTTGTATTTTTAATGGCCATGACAGACAAATTCTGGGATGTGCTGGTTGATATTCTTGATGACGACGTGTTGAAAGAACCCCGTTTTGCGCATGTGGCGTCGCGGCGTGAAAATCGTGATGTTCTGACCGCAGAAATCGATCGCGTTTTATCAGCACACTCTACCGCACATTGGCTTGAAATATTGAAGGGGCGCATTCCATGTGCACCAGTCTATGACGTTCCTCAAGCCTTAAATAACCAATACATTCGCGATATTGGCATGGTGCATTCCGTTCCCCATCCCCACAACCAAGACATGGAAATCTTAGCGAATCCGATTAAGCTCGACGGCCAACGCCTAACTGGCAAAGCCGCAGTAGCCATGGGCACTGATACCCAGAGCATACTTGAAGAGCTGGGTTACAGCGAGCAGGAAATAAGCCGCCTTAGCCAAAACAAAGTCGTGTAGTTCATTTGTCATTCTTAGGAGTATAACAAGGTGAAATTAAAAGGTCTTCGCGTATTGGATTTATCACTCTTTTTGCCCGGACCTCATTTTACCATGATGATGGCCGATCATGGCGCTGAGGTGTTAAGCCTTGAACCGCCGACAGGTGAGCCGGTGCGAGAAATCGGTTTAAAACAAAACGGCCAATCTGTTTGGTTTAGAAACGTATTTCGAGGGAAAAAAAGCATAAATTTAAATTTAAAAAGTACAAAAGGAAAAGAAGCGTTTTATAAATTGTGTGAAACCGTCGATGTATTAGTTGAAGCCTTTAGACCTGGGGTAGTTGAGCGGCTAGGAATTGACTTCGATACCATAGCAAAGATTAATCCTAAGTTAGTTTACTGTTCTATTTCGGCCTACGGACAAACCGGACCTAAACGATTGAATCCTGCCCACGACCTGAGTATTCAAGCAGATTCTGGCGCCGTGCAAATTAATCAAGGACAGGATGCCAAGCCAGCACAGCCTGGAATGCCCGTGGCTGATATGGCCGGCAGTTTAATGGCTTTTTCTGGGGTGTTGATGGCACTGTTGCGTTGTCAGCAAACAGGGAAAGGTGACTACCTTGATATATCTATGCAGGATTCTTTGGTTGCTTGGTATGCCAATGTGATGGGCCCGCCATTTGCTGAAAACCGCTCACCAGAACCTAAAGAAGAACGTAGCTGGGGCGGTGCAGCGATGTACAACATTTATCAAACCGCAGATGACAGATATTTTACCCTAGGCGGCAGCGAGCTTAAATTTGCTAGCAATCTTCTGACCGCATTAGGCCGAGAAGATTTAATTAGCCTGTGTCGGCTTCCACCCGGTGCCGGGCAAGCGCCGGTAAAGGCCTTTTTAGAAACAAGGTTTTTAGAGAAGCCGCTGGATTATTGGGAGGAATTTCTAGCGAATATTGATGTTTGCTGGTCTCCAGTTCGTAGTTTGAATGAGGCTATTCGTGATGAACATTTGCTACAACGCGATATGTTGCTCACAGATGAGCAGGGCAACTTGCATCTAGGCGTACCCGTTAAGTATCGCCGAGAACCGGCTCAGCCGAACCTTGGCTTGCCCGCATTTAGTCAAGATACCCAAGCCGTGTTAGCTGAGCTTGGGTATAGCGAGCAAGACATTACCCATATGCGCAATGAAAATGCGTTTATTTAACCAAGTAGGGAAAGTTATGAAACAAATCATCACTGTATTGTGGGCGGCAGCTATTTTAGCTGGTTGTGCCAGTCAAGACAGGGCCTCAACGACTAACGCTCAGGTACAAGCCAAAGACACTATCCAGGAATCTCTTTTTCACCAATGGTTCGCTGCTGAGTTTGATAATCACGAACAGCACTGGCAAGACAATATCAATAAGGAAAAAGAGCCTGACTTACAGGTACATGAGCATATACATCATGTTTTTGCGCCTTTGGCAACGCCTGCACTTGAAGGCACCACATACTTCGTAAAGCAATACATGGATGGTGATCCGAGTAAGGTGTATCGTCAACGCTTGTACCAATTTTTACCCAACGAAGAAAAGGGTGCCTTACAGCTCAATATCTTTCGTTTCAAGGACGAAGCTAAGTATGCTGATGCGCATCTACACCCTGAGCTTTATGATAAATTAACCCGAGATGAAATTGTCACGTATCCGGGGTGTGAAGTGTACTGGCGATTTAACGGTGAGTACTTTGACGGCACCATGGGGAATAACACCTGTAGTATTGTGTCTAAACGTAGCGGTAAAAAAATCTTTTTTAACGATACCTTGCGTCTAACGGACAACGAAATTTGGATCGCGGATAAGGCCGCGGATGAAGATGGCAATTATGTTTTCGGCAACAAAGCGGGTATTCCCCATAAAAATCGTAAAGTGACTTACTTTACTGGCTGGGGCGGCGCTCGAGTAGGTGGAAAAGAGGCCTCGGAAGATGCCAGATGGATTTTCAATCGTGACTTGTTACTGCACAACGAAGGGCAAATTGTTGCTTTGCAAGATGCGAAAACAGGCGAAAAAACGGGCTACTCGATTCAACTGGCGTTATTAACCTATCAGAATACCTCTGACCCAATTTTTAAGTTTGGTCTGATTGATGACGCCACTGGCAAAACCATTACTTATATTTGGAGCGACCGTAGCAACCCAACAACGGGTATGAATTTACGATGGATGCAAGCGGGTGTAAAAATCAAACAAATCCGGCCCCATTTCAGCTTTTAAGCGCGTCGTTTAGGCGCAATGTGAACGAGGCGGGGCAATTTATGCACCGCCTTTTTTTTGCATGACGGTCAATGAGTTATCTACGCTCAACGCATACCAAAGATCACGTTCTTATCACTTTTTTGTAACAGTGGTCAACTTTGACATTTGTCAAACGAAATTGATTGATAAATGTCAATAGTGGATTTTTTCAACGAATTTGTCCGTGCAAATTTGGCTAGAGTGATATCTGCCAACTGAAGACATTGTCGTTTTCGGGTTGCGTATAACGCCAAATTATTACAATAAAGTTAGAGGACCACCCATGAACATGCATTTTAGTCGCAGTAAAATCGCGCAAATGAGCAAGCTAGCCATAATGGCTCCGCTTGTGAGTATGCCGCTTGGAGCCATGGCTCAAGAAAACGCACCCGATACAGAAACGGTATTCGATCAAGACGTGATTGAGCAAATTGAAGTTACGTCTCGTTATCGTAAAGAAACATTAAATAAAATCCCTATTTCTGTGACGACCTTTAGCGCGGACGATATCGAAGAAGCAGGTTTGAGGAATATCAACGATATCGCAGTGAGTGCAGTGGGCATGTCGATGGAGCGCACATTCGGACGTCAATCTGATATTCCTGTTATCCGTGGCGTGTCATGGATCCCAGGCTTTGGCTCTCAAAAAGCCTCGTACTTTATTGATGGTGTATATTTTGGAGGCTCTATTCAAAGTTTACCGCTGGATTTGATTGAGCGAGTAGAAATTGTCAAAGGTCCACAAAGTGCTCAGTATGGCCGTCGTACTTTTTCTGGGGCAATTAACTTTATCACCAGCCGTCCCAGTGACGAGTTATCAGGGTACGTTAACCTCACATTAGGGCAAAACGGGAACCAGAAATTAGCCGCTGGGGTATCAAGCAAGCTATCAGACATGTTTGCCTTTCGCGCCTCTATTTCAGCAGATAGTTATGATGGTGATTGGGAAAACACCAAGGAAGACGGCCCAGATGTGGGTGGCGAAAAAACTAAATCAGGTATGTTAGGTTTCTATTTTACTCCCAGTAAGAACACTGATATTTCGCTTAACTACATTTACAACGAAAATGATGACGAAGCGCAGCCTTTCGGATTTCAAGGAGCGGATGAAAACAACTGCTTTTTGGACACTCGGCCGTACTATTGTGGTGAAGCACTCAGAAATCAGCCTATTAGTATCGGTGGTGGCGGTTTCCTCGATAATGATGATTATGGTTTACGGGTGACCAGTGAGCATATTAGCTTTAAAATTAACCACCATTTCGATTTTGGTACCCTTTCATGGATCAGTGGTTGGAACTCGCGAGATGGGGAAACCGGTTTAGATCAAACTTACAATGGCTACGAAGAATCCTTTAGCTTTGGTTTTTTCAGTGGTGGCCCATACTTAGCACCAGCAGATGCATGGTACACCTTGGATACATCAGGCACAGATGAGTACAGTCATGAATTACGCTTCAGCTCTAGTGCCTTTGATGACCGTTTGTATTGGTCGGTGGGCGCATACTTATGGCATTCAGAAGCCGAACCAAATGCAGTGGATAGCTTTGCCGAAGAACTAGAAAACCAAGCATTAATGGCAATGGCTACCTACGAGTTTACTGATGATTTTCGTTTATCCGCTGAGATCCGTCGCTCCAGTGACGAAGTCAATACTGAGGCTTATGATGAGTTAAT from the Paraglaciecola mesophila genome contains:
- a CDS encoding CaiB/BaiF CoA transferase family protein, which gives rise to MKLKGLRVLDLSLFLPGPHFTMMMADHGAEVLSLEPPTGEPVREIGLKQNGQSVWFRNVFRGKKSINLNLKSTKGKEAFYKLCETVDVLVEAFRPGVVERLGIDFDTIAKINPKLVYCSISAYGQTGPKRLNPAHDLSIQADSGAVQINQGQDAKPAQPGMPVADMAGSLMAFSGVLMALLRCQQTGKGDYLDISMQDSLVAWYANVMGPPFAENRSPEPKEERSWGGAAMYNIYQTADDRYFTLGGSELKFASNLLTALGREDLISLCRLPPGAGQAPVKAFLETRFLEKPLDYWEEFLANIDVCWSPVRSLNEAIRDEHLLQRDMLLTDEQGNLHLGVPVKYRREPAQPNLGLPAFSQDTQAVLAELGYSEQDITHMRNENAFI
- a CDS encoding chromophore lyase CpcT/CpeT — translated: MKQIITVLWAAAILAGCASQDRASTTNAQVQAKDTIQESLFHQWFAAEFDNHEQHWQDNINKEKEPDLQVHEHIHHVFAPLATPALEGTTYFVKQYMDGDPSKVYRQRLYQFLPNEEKGALQLNIFRFKDEAKYADAHLHPELYDKLTRDEIVTYPGCEVYWRFNGEYFDGTMGNNTCSIVSKRSGKKIFFNDTLRLTDNEIWIADKAADEDGNYVFGNKAGIPHKNRKVTYFTGWGGARVGGKEASEDARWIFNRDLLLHNEGQIVALQDAKTGEKTGYSIQLALLTYQNTSDPIFKFGLIDDATGKTITYIWSDRSNPTTGMNLRWMQAGVKIKQIRPHFSF
- a CDS encoding TonB-dependent receptor codes for the protein MNMHFSRSKIAQMSKLAIMAPLVSMPLGAMAQENAPDTETVFDQDVIEQIEVTSRYRKETLNKIPISVTTFSADDIEEAGLRNINDIAVSAVGMSMERTFGRQSDIPVIRGVSWIPGFGSQKASYFIDGVYFGGSIQSLPLDLIERVEIVKGPQSAQYGRRTFSGAINFITSRPSDELSGYVNLTLGQNGNQKLAAGVSSKLSDMFAFRASISADSYDGDWENTKEDGPDVGGEKTKSGMLGFYFTPSKNTDISLNYIYNENDDEAQPFGFQGADENNCFLDTRPYYCGEALRNQPISIGGGGFLDNDDYGLRVTSEHISFKINHHFDFGTLSWISGWNSRDGETGLDQTYNGYEESFSFGFFSGGPYLAPADAWYTLDTSGTDEYSHELRFSSSAFDDRLYWSVGAYLWHSEAEPNAVDSFAEELENQALMAMATYEFTDDFRLSAEIRRSSDEVNTEAYDELIQNAEFANVSNEFDSTTTRFIAEYDVSDDTLMYLTRSEGNSPGGFNTSTLLPNDLVVIDEEDMVMYELGVKSTLFDGSLYVSAAAYTMDWTKQQLTDSFDEVEGPPVSYTSNAGSTEIKGLEIEGTWLINENFSLEFGLSRTDAQFEELFDSNQCRFFAPGGASSFCVGDNLREFGDLKGNSPPQVPKNEATLALSYSTQIKEGLEVFSRMDFSYDSSRYAHVHNLIETGSRKLLNLKAGVQLDNVRLTAWVNNVTDNDTPTYVFRYVDVQSFAFGSRAFPVAPSRGREVGITASYKF